TTATCTAGAAGGCTTGCGTTTAGTGAATGGTAATCCGCTCTTTAGCCCACAAGGTCAACAATGGATCAAAACCAGGACAGGTTCAACCTTTTCATCAAATATCATCGACAAGTACGGTCTCCCTTACCTCTGCTCCACGAGGCCACCTCTTGCGAATGATAACCACAAGATCTTAAGACTTCCTGATCGCCAGGTTGTCGAGGAACTAGCAATGCGATTTTATTCATCCGCCCAGTCTCTCGTCTTCCCATTACTAAGTCTCCGACGCTTCAGGACTACAACCCTGCCTCTTGCTTATTCAGAAGGCGCCGGGAGGAAAAGCCATACGATTAGCGCAAAGTGTTCTGCATATGGACTACTGATTATGAGCGACATTTTTGGCCTTGATTCAGGCGACGAAATGGCTGACATTAGTTGCTGGTGCCAAAGATATGCCCTGGAAATTGAAGCGTCAATACCCACTATCTTGCGGGAGATGAGGGTTGATGGAGTTGAATCGTTACTGATGCTCGTAAGTTCCAATTATCCAATGTGATAATTCGGTCTCTAACTTGCAACTTTAAAGATGATCTTTAAATACTTCATGGGAGATTTAGAATCCGCATCATTCCTCGTTTCGATGACCTCGCGCTTCTTGATCCAGCTTGGAGCCCATCtacacccttcttcttcgggCGCTTACGATAAACACAATGATTCTCACCACATACGTGACCTCTTCTGGGTCTGCTACTGCATTGATAAAGACCTGTCTCACAGGACTGGTCAGCCACCTACCATCAGCGACGATCACTGCGACCTCACGGTACCTCCCAACTACGTTCAGATGCAGAGTAGCAATATCCTAAGCTCCAGCCCATGTCCAAGTCGCAGCTCCTCTACGGTGCCGCTCTATCCATGGGATATTAGGCTATCAGTCATAAAGTCAAAGATCTACAACGACCTCCATTCGATAAGCGCTGCCAGACTATCAGAGACGGAAATACTGAGAAGGATACGGCATCTAGATGAAGAGTTGGAAGCTTGGAGGGTGACTCTGCCATCTGACCATCGGCCAACCTTGTCGTTCTTGGAGCAGACACCTGTTGATGCTCATACCAATACGCAGGCAATCATGCTCCGATTGTCATATCACCATTGCGTTATTCTCATTCATCAAGCCCGATGCAGAGTCTTCCAATCAGATCAGCCCACTGATAACTTGATAGATGATGGCCATAGGATAAACTTCCAGATTCTAGTTGATGCATCGAGATCCATCTTGATCTACCTGGAAAAGGCATTGCCCGTGCTGGCCCACGAGTGCTTCTGGTACGTAGTCTCACCGCGCCGTTCTAATATTCCGCCACGCCAAGACTGACATGGCCTAGGGTGATCATCTTCTATCCGATGACTGCAATCACGACCATTTTCTCCGTCGCGCTTCTCGACAAGCGATTAGACCCAGAGAACGAAAGACTCAAACTGCTGCAAGGCTTTACACGGTTGATCAGGCAAATACCCATCAAAAAGCTTACAGTCGCGGAAATATCGCACTTGGAATTTGTTGAGGAGGTCGTGGAGGAGATGAGCAGATTAGTGTCAGCTACCTCTTGAGTTGGACTGTCAAACTTTCACGCGCTGCCAAGTCGCGAAGTCACCCAAACCAGCCTAAGGCTTACTGATCACGACAGAAATAGCATTCCATACAAAAGTACCAATAACCTCAAAACGCGCAAATTAACAGCACCCACGGTATTAACATTACCTCCGCATATTTAACCGCGTTAACTCCCAATCGCAGTTTAGGTTAAGCGGGGATGAATGCGAAAAATAAGCACGCCTGCAGATTCCGTCAGCAAAAAACGGAGAAATAGCATTGTCCGGTGAAAGACCGCTAAACCCAGCGAATCAGAGATCTTGGATTTAGACCATACTTGATTGGGAAAGGGATCTCTGATTGGTCAAGATACTATCATCGTCATGTTGGAAGAGGCGTATGTTGGATATATAAGACGGGAGATCCTCGTGCAGTGGATGAGAATACTTAAAGATCAATCCATTATACAAATACACTTATACACCGACTAAATTTGAAGTTTGAAACATTTCTACAATGGAGGTCCCTAACACTTCTCTTATTGGCGGCGCCGCTGACATCCCCGTCAACTCTGCCTCTcccatcttcaccttcacaCCAGTCACCCTCCCCTCTCAAGACCGCAGAGTCGATCTCGACCTCAAAGTCACAGCACCAATCAACGGAGATAACCTCCCTATTATTGTCCTCTCCCATGGCCACGGCCCGAGCAACTATCTCTCCTCGCTCAAAGGCTATGGCCCTGTTGCCGATTGGTGGGCTAGCCATGGCTTTGTCGTCATTCAGCCTACGCACTTGAGCTCTCGACAACTAGCCTTCGAGCTAAACGCTGAGAGTATCAGTGAACTATTCATGGAGTCCCGCGCCAAGGATTTAGTTCAGATCGTTGATAGTCTCGACACCATTGAGACTACCGTTCCTCTCCTCAAGGGTCGACTTGACAAGCCCAAGATCGCCGTAGTTGGACATTCTCTCGGCTCTTTGTCCTCtgctctcctcctcggcgCCGCCAACACTGATCCTCGCGACGGAAAAACCTTCAAGGTCGCTGATCCCCGTATCAAAGCCGGCGTCCTCTTCGGTGCCATCGGTGCAAGCGACGACCCCTCGGAGCCCGGAAAAGCCATGCTTCCCTTCCTTgatctcaacttctccaacatGACGACTCCCTGTCTTGTATTCTGGGGCGACAGTGACGTCAGTCCACATCTCACCAACCGAGGAGCAGACTGGCATAACGATCCCTACAAGCTTTCGCCAGGACCTAAAGCTTCTTTCGAGGTTAAGGATGGAAAGCATGGTTTCGGTGGTATCAGTGGATGGGACGCTAGGGAGTGTCAGGATGAGGGTATGGAGAGGTTGGCTGCTATGCAGAGGGTTACGTGGGCCTATTTGAGGACTCAGTTGTATGGCGATGATTCATGGGAGGAGGCGAAGAAGGCTATTGGGCAGTATCCTCAAATTGGaaagattgaggagaagTAGTGGACACGGGAGCATTTCTAATTTCGTTAAGGATAGTTCCTAGCATAAATGTATTTCATACCTACACGTTCGCATTGACACTTTCTCAACCACTACGTTTCTAAAATAAAGACGAATGCAAGCATTGACTACCTTAGCCtgtttatataccttaaacAGACTATGAAACAATATCCCTTCTCATTCAGTGTTCCCTCAAATGCCTATGCACAGTTCCCTTCGTTCGGGTCAGCCCTAATATATCGTCAGTACACTCAACTTATTGCTCGTAGAACAAGAAAACTCACGAGACAGTAAGCGCGCCAGTGCCCCCCTCAGTGCCCGGGTAAGAACTCCTTCCTCCATGGTCACATCCATTGATCTCGCGATGGAAATACTCAGTGCACAagttcttctcaacagcatgtGCAGGCCCATCGGCAGGGATATCTGAGTCGTAGCGGAGGAAGAAGTCCATCTTCTTATTGCTGCTCAAATTGACACACTTATTGATATACTGACCGGCGGTTGAGAAGGGGCCGTTGATGATCCCATCGCAGTACTTCTGGGCAGTCTGGAGAGCGAGGAATTTCTCCGCACCCCAGGATTCACCTGATCCATGGCATTCGCGCTTTTGGAGGGAGCTTGGGAATGCAACGGCAGATGTTGCGCCGATGGCAATGAGAAATGATGTAAGCTTCATGGTGGGAGATATGATAATGATGGGTTGTAAAGGAATCTTATTGTTACTAGGTTATGTGTGAATAGTAATATCTGTAAAGGCTTCGTTGAAGcttttatagttactatGATGCCAATTGCATAATTCAGTTCTGCCTTGTCAATGCAGCCCCCATTTCATGACGTATATGACTATTCCTGCTGCTCATCATAAAGCATGAGGATCAAAATCCTTCTATCGTATACGAGAGGATCTGCATCTACGAGCTGAAGAGCGAGTCAAGATTTACCTGCTCAATTAAGCTAAAAATGAGTAAGCGCTAAGGGAAACCTAAATTTATCCGGCTTTATTGGCTGCGGAAGCGGGGAGGCACGGGCCGCGAAGGCTTAGCAGCATTGAGCCCCATTAAAGGATCTCATCGACATAGTATAACTACGTAGACTAAACAATGTTGCCTGTGGCTTGGTCTCGCAAGAACGGGATTCCAATGCGGTTGAATAGAAACATACTGCAGTGATCTGCAGCGTTGACTGGATAACATTGTCCTCGTTGATTGCTTGAGGCTTTGCATCCGCTGGGGGCCAAACTATGTACGCAATTAGAAAAAACAGGTTTCTAATGATCATGCTGGTAAATCCTTCGTTCAACTGGGCAATCATTTTTTTGCGACGTCAGTTTCTGGTAGTGATGTGAAATTATAGCCGTCTAGAAACTCGTCAACTTGGCTATAAATGAGAGAGCCCCCATTTGTTAACTGGAACACTACTAAGCTATTCCCACCATAAATCCCACTTCAAGTTCCATTCCTCTCCTGATTCTTCCATCTTCCGTCGCCCTTCACAAGTCAAAACCTATCTCCCCAATCCAGCAATGCACTACCCATCATTCCTCCTTGCCGCCCTCTTGGCCACCATCCCTAGGGCCAGCGGAGAATGCCACCGCTCTGGAGAAACATGGGGCGGAGACAAATTCACTGCCATAGAAGCAGCTCAGCGCCTTTGCACCGACGGTAGCTTGGCCGAGACTGACTATAGATATGGAGAGTTCAAAACCTTCTGCGTCAATCTGAGCACCTTGAAGAAGGTAGACTTTACGGTCCTGGTCGGAAGAAACGTGATTGGGGATGGCTTGCGTATTTCCTCGGCTGATTGCACCGATCGACTGCACAGGGAGATCAATGGCTGCGATCATGGGGGCAGATCTTCGTATGAACAAGGAACAGGCCCTGAAGGAACCAATGTTGTCTGGGATTTCTCGTAAGTTTCTATCTTTCACCTACTTCTGAGAATCTGATTTACTAATTCTTGAATAGCGCTGATCCCGGCTCGGGCCAGTGTGCTTAAATTCCAGATTTTATTCCTTATAACTACTGTTTTGGTTTAGGAGAGTGTGGTTAAGATGTTGAAGGCGGTAGCTGCTTTCTGTGAATAAGATCACCCGAAAATAGCAATACTTATTCACTCAGCACAAGATCATACCttctatatactatctatttAGAGTGAAAAGGCTCAACATGTTATTTATTGCTAAGGGTGTCTatattagttagtaaatatgTCTCTTTGTCCTGGAGCAAGATTATGGATCCAGTCAGAGTGAACGGCTTGCCTCTCGTTTTGCAGGACAAGACCATCATGTGAGTCTCTCCCGCACGAATGAAACTGTACCCAAGCAGATGCTTGTCTCCTAAGTGGGTGATTTGGACCCCAACCATTGTGATAGCTAACTCGTGGCTGAGCTCCAGCTCATGTTGAAGCAGCAATATGCGATTTCTGTATGACCTGTCTTAGATTGGTCATGAGTACAGTGCCTTGCATCTTTCAGAAGACTTGGCTGCGCCTCGTGGATCCACAGGGCGCAGCGAATGGCCTTGGGGTCAAAATGGTTGATAAGGTGGGTAAGTTAGCCGAATGATAGTCTGAGAGGCATCTTTATTTCTCCAACTTCATGGAGACGTCGGTAGGGCTTCTATCTGCAAAATGACGCAACATCATTTACATCACCACCATGCAGACCACTCTTCAGCGTTCGCCGGGCCACCATTGCCTGAAACAGAGCAGCGGCCAGCCACTATCAAAATATCAATGCCTCAGTATTGGGTAAGCTTTATTTCGCTGTCGTCGTTTTTGTGCCCAGGTCTTAATCATTTAAGGGCACTGATGCTTTCTACTGAGCATAACATAGCCAACAGAATAGAGCATAGTGCCAGAACAAATAATCTATTCGTTAATGTGCCAGGCTCCGCCAGGGACTGAAGTCTGCCACTGCGAAGCAAAGCTTGCCACTGTCATTGTTCTCCTCGGCCAAACGGTGCCAATGGCAGTACATTCCGGCAGCACCTATTTGGCAAGCCATATCTCAACTTAGACACTTATCCAAACCTGAACCGCAACGGACCTCGATCTTATCATAAGGAAAATGTGGCTTGGTCAGATTGGCTTTtgggatgatgagattgttaTGTTTGACGTGTTTGGGCGCAGGCACCTTTTAGGGGACATTACAATATTTCCATTCGCAGTACTATATCCCATCAATAAAACATACCTCATACAGTCTCCTGCTTTATCATAAACTCAGAAAAGAAACCATCGAGCGCATCATAATCATCAAGATCTCCCAGGTACGACACATACTGATCAGGCCGCAAGATGACCACACAGCCCTGATCAACCTTGATGCCAAACGTCTGGTAGAGTTTGCCATGTCCCTCATGGTAAGACTCGTCATCAACAAATATTTTGTTGTAGTCCCAACCGTCAACCTCGTGATACGGGCGGAGAACCTCTGGAAAGTCAAAGATCTCGTGGTCCTGACGTTTCGAGGCATGCACCGTGATGACTTCGATCACGGAATCGTATCGAGCTGAAGGCGGTGTGAAGCGCTTGAGGAACGAAGACTCGGCTGATAGCTTGTCGCAAAGTGACCTCATTCGTTTGTTCTGGCTCTCGAGATCGATGTCTCCGGGGAAGACCAGGAGTCTCCATGATCCATTGCTTCGGAGAAGCTCTTGCAGATGCCAAGGCCTAGCGTCAGACTGGTTGAGAACTTTGACACTGGGTATACGCATGCCGAGCTTGATCTCCGGGGCCAAGGCCTGCCTCTTGACAGCGATGTCCTTCAGGCCAGAGTCATCAGAAGTAATTTTGGCGACAATGTTGCTTTGACCATAGTCCACGGCTGAATCTTGTTAGCTATGACAATAGAAATGATCAAACAGAGTTACCAATTCCACTGGCGAACAAGTTTCCTTTCTCAAAGGCTTCACGAAACTCATCCATACTGATACCCTCCTCGTCCATGATATCCTTGGCTGGGCGTCCAGAAAAGAGACGTGAAAACTTGTGATCGAAGTCGATAAGAGCTTTAGCAATGCCCTTCCTCTCAGTCTCGTAAGTTTTGAGAATCGATCGGCTAGCAAGGCCCTTGACGACGTTGGCGACTTTCCAGCCAAGGTTGAAAGCTGAGAATGTTAGATCGGCGGTAGAGAGCGATGTAGGGAGCAAGAGACTTACAATCTTGCATGCTGACATTCATACCCTGACCAGCTTTGGGACTATTGAAGATTATCAGATATTTGCGTCAACTTGGAGATTGGGGAACAAACCTGTGAGTATGAACAGCATCGCCAGCGAGGAAGACCCGATCGTACGCCGAGAAGTTGGACCCGACGCGTTGTCCGATCTGGTAAGCCGTCCACCAATCCAACTTGCGATACGTCAGTTTGTAAGGAGCGAGAATATTCTGAGCCGACTCGAGGATGACATCGGGTGTGATCCATGAACGATCAGCTCTTGAATCCTGATCTCCAATCTTGGCTGTTGTTGTAAGCTGGATATACAGCCTGACCAACTTATTCTCTCTTGGAATCACCATGACACTCCCTGAACTCGCTGAGTGAATCGCACAGCGTTGTCGAATATCTGGAAAGTCTGTGATGGGCACAATATCAAGAACACCCCAGATGTAATCTGTTGATTCACCCTCGAGCTTGAAGCCGAGCTCCTTTCGGACCCACGAGTGAGCACCGTCCGCCCCAAGCATGTACTTTGCCTTTACTACCTCGACAGTGTTGGCCTTGTCGTTGAGTTCAGCTGCTTTGAGCATATCGGCTGTGTCATCTGGCGAAAGGTTGCTGCGGAACAGGCCATCCTGAACAGTAGTACCGTTGGCAGATGTTGACGTCTGCTTTggctgagcttcttcttcactgaGATGTCGAAGGTTGACAGTGATCGGGTATGCATCTGGGTCTTCCACAGCTTTGGGGTCAATCTCTAAGCTCGTTGGCATGACACCCCGCTCGACTTCGATTTTTCCCTGGCTGAAGTCGTTGATAGCGTCGAGGAAGAATCTCTCAATACGACCCTGGTGAAGAACAACCTGTTGAAAGCGACTGATGCCTGGAATGGTATCGGCAatccttgagcttcgacGAAGAACGCCCTTCTCGTCAGGGTTCCAAAGGGAGATCTCGAGCATGTGGTTAGATTCAATCCAAGCTCGATGTGCAAAGCCAAATGAGTCAAAGATCTCGAGCGTTCGGCACTGAAGACCGTCTGCTTGACCATTGAAAATCTGCAAATGTGTTAGTTGAGCATGCAATAAGAGACGGGTGACCTTGCCTTTGTTCCTCTCTTGTCGACGATGCGTGTTTTGATGCCACACTTAGCGAGCCATGTCGCCATCATAAGACCAGCAGGACCCGCTCCCACGATGAGGACATCGACATGGTCAGTCTTTGCACCAACAGCCATGTTTGTGGGTATCTCGTATTTTTTCGTACAGGATGAAATGTCTCGCAGCGAGGTAGTGATATCGTCAACCAGCCAAGACACACTCGCAGGATCTTATACTCATCAGTGGCATCAAGAGGGTCAAGTGATGTAAGGGCGAACCGACAAGTTGGTAAGATCCGAGTCGGAAGACGGGTGCTTACGTACATCGACACATGAAATCGGAACAGTTACAAATGGCCCTTGAGTGACTGGTCAGGCCATATGTACAGAAGCCACATTATGTAACGCTTTGTCGGTAGTGATAGGTCGAGGCTCGTGCCGGAATTATCATCTCGAGTTGACGGTAGATTTCCGTGATGAGCTTAGCCCAAATTGATTCTAGCTCGCGGGGTAAAGATGGGGAGACACTCGCAAACAGCGAATAGCATCAGCGATCATTGCGAGCCACTTGCTGATAAGCTTATCCGCTTTCAACGGTGGAGAAGTCATCGTTGGCTCGTGAGTCCCGATCTGCGTCCGGGGGAAAGGAGCAAGGATGtcggaggaagaagaatctgGGAGATGGTCAATCAGAGCCTCGTATGAAATTGCGGGTCTCCAGTTTCGGATGTTGGTTGATCATGCAGTTGGCATTTCCGAAATTCTCTTCGGATCCAGGGTAGTCGTCCATCCGAGCTCGAGGCTCAATTAGGTTTTCGGATACTTGGTCGAAGAGATATACCAATGACACCACGTAAATATGAAAGATCGAGTAGTTCTTTGCGTGATATTTCCAGTGCTTTAAgttgatgtctttgatgtcCTTCAAGAAGGCGTAGGCCAATCTTGTTAGGAAGTATATGGTTTCCTTTCTTAAGGTCTCTCAGTAGATATTCGATTCTTCAACAAAAATGTACAAATCCTTGCAAAACTCTGCATGAAAACTAGTTTTCCTTCCTCAACGACTCCCACTTTTCCAATCTCGTAAGCCAGTCATTCGCCTCACCAACCAGGTCCTCATTATCTTCATCTGTACTCCCCTCCAACTGCTTCACCAGCGCTTGAACATGTTCTCGCATTGGTATCCAACTCTCCCCAACAGGCACACGGTCATAGACAAAGTCAATCAAGAAGTGCTGATATTCcgtatccttctctttatttGCCTCGGCCAGAACCTCCGCTGCAACAACGGCAGCAGTCTCAGGAAACCGAGCAAGCTGGTCTCGACAAGGCGTAAAAGGCGGGTTATTCGCGTCAACAAGCCAGTCAAATAGCTCAGGCATATAGGgcttcatctcctcagcaGTGTGAACACGCTCTGTAAGCGTGCGATAGCTGACCATGTCGAATTTGTCCTTGGTGACCCACACTGCCTTAGAATCTGTGGCGAAGcgctcaagaagaccagCGTTTTGAATAAGGATAGAAGTCTGAGCGTAATGAGATGAGCGATGAGAGAAGCCTGAGATGTCAAATGCAGAGAGTGCAGCCAACGCTGTTCGATAGGGCTGGAGCATTTCGAAAGAGAGCTTCAAAAGGACAGAGTACAATGCTTTCTGATGCACCCTCAATGTATCAtaatcttcatcctcgataGGAGAAGTGAGGACAGACGAGACGGCTTCAACGGTTGCAGGCTCTGATGCGCGGGACCTGATAATGTCGATATCCTCACTTCCATCCTCGAATAGCGTCTCTCGATCTGACCAGAGCATTGTCGGCACCTTTTCTGCAAAGGCCTTTTCGTCCAGGGTGGTCAATTGTGCGCGGTTCATGGTGATGAAGTGTCGACGTGTCAATGGACAGTCAGTCTTTGGTGGGATGAGAATTGTGAATCGAGGTCTCGCGCGGTTCGCAATTACAAATCGCTTTACAACTTGATGTACTGATCGTGCAAGCATCACCAGAGGGGGGAAAGAATAATTGAGCAGGTGTCGCCAGCGACAGAAGAAGGGGAATGACTCAGAATAAATACTACAGGCCCTCATTTAGGGTCAAGGGCCGATCCTTGAGCAAAGAGTAATGCATGAATGTTGTTACCAGATCTGGTGTTCGTGCCACTGAGCTGAAAGCTTGGTGGGAGCGCTAATGGCCTCTGCGAGC
This genomic stretch from Fusarium fujikuroi IMI 58289 draft genome, chromosome FFUJ_chr09 harbors:
- a CDS encoding related to transcriptional activator Mut3p, producing MPKSTRGRKPRACDSCRRKKIQCDRAVPQCDYCQHHGLTCSYNQAAKTEGSAIRSRFSRLPKLPSPNRQLSPSEQDDGELIHPTSDAHVRNPTYLEGLRLVNGNPLFSPQGQQWIKTRTGSTFSSNIIDKYGLPYLCSTRPPLANDNHKILRLPDRQVVEELAMRFYSSAQSLVFPLLSLRRFRTTTLPLAYSEGAGRKSHTISAKCSAYGLLIMSDIFGLDSGDEMADISCWCQRYALEIEASIPTILREMRVDGVESLLMLMIFKYFMGDLESASFLVSMTSRFLIQLGAHLHPSSSGAYDKHNDSHHIRDLFWVCYCIDKDLSHRTGQPPTISDDHCDLTVPPNYVQMQSSNILSSSPCPSRSSSTVPLYPWDIRLSVIKSKIYNDLHSISAARLSETEILRRIRHLDEELEAWRVTLPSDHRPTLSFLEQTPVDAHTNTQAIMLRLSYHHCVILIHQARCRVFQSDQPTDNLIDDGHRINFQILVDASRSILIYLEKALPVLAHECFWVIIFYPMTAITTIFSVALLDKRLDPENERLKLLQGFTRLIRQIPIKKLTVAEISHLEFVEEVVEEMSRLVSATS
- a CDS encoding probable phenol 2-monooxygenase, with translation MAVGAKTDHVDVLIVGAGPAGLMMATWLAKCGIKTRIIFNGQADGLQCRTLEIFDSFGFAHRAWIESNHMLEISLWNPDEKGVLRRSSRIADTIPGISRFQQVVLHQGRIERFFLDAINDFSQGKIEVERGVMPTSLEIDPKAVEDPDAYPITVNLRHLSEEEAQPKQTSTSANGTTVQDGLFRSNLSPDDTADMLKAAELNDKANTVEVVKAKYMLGADGAHSWVRKELGFKLEGESTDYIWGVLDIVPITDFPDIRQRCAIHSASSGSVMVIPRENKLVRLYIQLTTTAKIGDQDSRADRSWITPDVILESAQNILAPYKLTYRKLDWWTAYQIGQRVGSNFSAYDRVFLAGDAVHTHSPKAGQGMNVSMQDSFNLGWKVANVVKGLASRSILKTYETERKGIAKALIDFDHKFSRLFSGRPAKDIMDEEGISMDEFREAFEKGNLFASGIAVDYGQSNIVAKITSDDSGLKDIAVKRQALAPEIKLGMRIPSVKVLNQSDARPWHLQELLRSNGSWRLLVFPGDIDLESQNKRMRSLCDKLSAESSFLKRFTPPSARYDSVIEVITVHASKRQDHEIFDFPEVLRPYHEVDGWDYNKIFVDDESYHEGHGKLYQTFGIKVDQGCVVILRPDQYVSYLGDLDDYDALDGFFSEFMIKQETV